A genomic segment from Scomber japonicus isolate fScoJap1 chromosome 11, fScoJap1.pri, whole genome shotgun sequence encodes:
- the glb1l gene encoding beta-galactosidase-1-like protein yields MRFSFRRRRQAAEMAASVFLFVTVSLACLSISGKLVSGNKSFTIDYQNNCFLKDGKYFQYISGSIHYSRIPRYYWKDRLTKMYMTGLNAIQVYVPWNFHETVQGVHNFTGDRDLEYFLDLANQTGLLVILRPGPYICAEWEMGGLPAWLLMKPNIVLRSADTEYMQAVSNWLAVLLPKIKPRLYINGGNIISVQVENEYGSYHMCDYNYMRQLRSLFRFFLGEETILFTVDGNTDKEMTCGTLQGIYATIDFGTENNISDAFARQRRFEPRGPLVNSEFYTGWLDHWGDQHAVVDSQKVSRVLGEMLTMGASVNMYMFEGGTNFGYWNGADHDNRFRSVVTSYDYDAPLTEAGDPTEKLLAIRDVIKQFREVPSGPMPPATPKFAYGFVTLRKIGNFSSLVKTLSPTGPIQSRYPLTFEQVKQYYGYMLYRTTLPRDLSEPTPLISPLNGVHDRAYVSVNGVYRGLLVRDTTLVMNVTGQQGDTLDVLVENMGRVNFGSKINDYKGLLSNLILGKDILTDWNIYPLDIDGAIAGGWPQSSTALGKEPSVGPTFYTGTLKPNGLAWDTFLKLPEWTKGQVWINGMNLGRYWPSRGPQQTLYVPGPLLSTTMPNNITVLELEGAPAHLRVLFMNRPQLSITPKKP; encoded by the exons GTGTCCGGAAATAAATCTTTCACCATAGACTATCAAAACAACTGTTTCCTGAAAGATGGGAAGTATTTTCAGTACATCTCAGGCAGCATCCACTACTCCCGAATCCCCCGGTACTACTGGAAGGATCGACTTACAAAGATGTATATGACTGGACTCAATGCCATCCAAGT ATATGTGCCCTGGAACTTCCATGAAACAGTACAGGGGGTGCACAACTTCACTGGAGACCGAGATTTGGAGTATTTCTTGGATCTGGCCAATCAGACAGGCCTTCTTGTCATCTTGCGTCCAGGTCCTTACATCTGTGCAGAGTGGGAAATG GGTGGATTGCCAGCATGGTTACTAATGAAACCAAACATTGTGCTGCGCTCAGCTGACACAG AGTATATGCAGGCAGTCAGCAACTGGCTTGCTGTTCTCCTCCCCAAAATAAAGCCAAGGCTCTATATAAATGGGGGTAACATCATTAGTGTCCAG GTTGAAAATGAATATGGGAGTTACCATATGTGTGACTACAACTACATGCGTCAGCTGCGGTCTCTGTTTCGCTTCTTTCTGGGTGAGGAGACAATCCTGTTCACCGTTGatggaaacacagacaaagaaatGACCTGCGGTACTCTACAAGGAATATACGCCACAATAGACTTTGGCACAG AAAACAACATAAGTGATGCCTTTGCCCGGCAAAGACGCTTTGAACCTCGAGGCCCCTTG GTGAATTCAGAGTTCTACACTGGCTGGTTGGACCACTGGGGAGATCAGCATGCTGTGGTTGATTCTCAGAAGGTCAGCAGAGTGCTAGGAGAAATGCTAACCATGGGGGCCAGCGTCAACAT GTACATGTTTGAAGGAGGTACTAACTTTGGCTACTGGAATG GTGCTGATCATGACAACAGATTCCGCTCAGTAGTGACTAGTTATGATTACGACGCGCCGCTGACTGAAGCAGGAGACCCCACAGAGAAGCTATTGGCCATCAGAGATGTCATTAAGCAG TTCCGAGAGGTTCCCTCTGGACCCATGCCGCCAGCAACTCCTAAGTTTGCCTATGGCTTTGTGACTCTGAGAAAG ATAGGTAACTTTAGCAGTCTGGTGAAGACCCTCTCACCCACGGGGCCAATCCAATCCCGTTACCCTCTGACGTTTGAACAGGTGAAACAG TACTATGGATACATGCTGTATCGCACCACGCTGCCCAGGGACCTCTCAGAGCCCACACCACTTATCTCTCCACTGAATGGGGTTCATGACCGTGCATATGTGTCCGTCAATGGG GTTTACCGGGGTTTGCTGGTGAGAGACACTACGCTGGTGATGAACGTCACTGGACAGCAGGGGGACACTCTGGACGTCCTCGTTGAGAACATGGGCAGGGTTAACTTCGGCAGCAAGATCAATGACTACAAG GGCCTCTTGAGCAACCTGATCCTGGGTAAAGACATACTGACTGACTGGAATATCTACCCTTTGGACATTGATGGAGCCATCGCTGGTGGATGGCCTCAGTCCTCCACTGCTCTGGGGAAGGAACCTTCAGTCGGACCAACCTTTTACACAGGAACATTAAAGCCCAATGGCCTGGCATGGGACACCTTTCTCAAGCTCCCTGAATGGACTAAG GGTCAGGTTTGGATTAATGGAATGAACCTGGGACGATACTGGCCATCCAGGGGCCCTCAGCAGACCCTTTACGTCCCTGGACCCCTGCTCAGCACCACCATGCCCAACAACATCACGGTGCTGGAGCTGGAGGGGGCACCAGCACACTTAAGGGTTCTTTTTATGAACAGGCCTCAGCTCAGTATCACTCCTAAAAAGCCTTAA
- the ankzf1 gene encoding ankyrin repeat and zinc finger domain-containing protein 1 isoform X3 → MTACADHCSIFGVSPNDESLMGLREVNPIQKHRENNEGLEDKYPEDDRQRESSLVKEVSDKMVCSACRCSFTNREEQMEHYKLDWHRFNLRKKMAGMPPVTTEEFEKKTGAGDMSSISGSESDSEKSDSDDGGTSSNVTGTDNESPVETSLITGRPSSKVFFQNSAGQYLSVYRCILQGKSDGELDVGSSLKAINKETLWIILMTGGGHFAGAVFQGKEVLQHKTFHRYTVRAKRGTAQGLRDSQNRSHAPKSAGAALRRHNEAALVKDIQDLLLSWAEHLKKASVIFVRAPSYNKTIFFGGRGAPLDKKDPTIRTIPFATRRATFREVQRVHEVLSTVQIYGKDTDMSAVCSTSKKLWKKTVKPTVQINTDQEKAEDHHDSADSEEDGEIQLEMVEMTLRTLDLRESEIQPSRHRRRRRKKEPKKDDQDVSNTEADKQDEEVPEATPADGTPQETQSKNKRRRKTQSKKQMEETVTDSWEYSASDALFTACKVGDVDTLCSLLHLSGETQEQPESNTSDAQNPLTLLNKPIDSSGFTLLHVASAAAQKAVVRLLLDAGADPALRDNKGQTPYIVGPDKDTRNVFRKYMGENPDRYDYNKAQVPGPLTAEIESKMMEKKKAQKALKKQREKEQKEEKRKHELEAEEKKRFASLTDREKRALAAEKRLAEQIATAGASLSNVKRCWQCGESLLGKVPFQYLDYSFCTPKCVQAHRKSNAPPGKT, encoded by the exons GGTTGGAAGACAAATACCCTGAGGATGACAGACAGCGGGAGTCCAGCCTGGTTAAAGAAGTGTCGGACAAGATGGTCTGCTCAGCTTGCAGATGCTCCTTCACTAACCGCGAAGAACAG ATGGAGCACTACAAGCTCGACTGGCATCGCTTCAACTTGAGAAAAAAGATGGCTGGAATGCCACCGGTCACAACGGAGGAGTTTGAGAAGAAAACTGGAGCTG GAGACATGTCAAGTATCTCAGGTTCAGAGTCCGACTCAGAGAAGTCAGATAGCGATGATGGGGGAACAAGCAGTAACGTCACCGGCACAGACAATGAGAGCCCAGTTGAAACCAGTTTAATCACTGGCCGGCCCTCCAGCAAGGTGTTTTTCCAGAACTCAGCAGGACAGTATTTATCAGTGTACCGCTGTATTCTCCAGGGAAAG tctgatgGAGAGCTGGATGTGGGATCCTCCCTAAAGGCCATAAATAAGGAGACTTTATGGATCATTCTCATGACAGGCGGTGGCCACTTTGCTGGTGCTGTTTTTCAAGG AAAAGAAGTCCTTCAGCACAAGACTTTTCATCGTTACACTGTACGTGCAAAGCGAGGGACTGCTCAAGGACTCCGGGATTCTCAAAACCGCAGTCACGCGCCAAAATCTGCAGGAGCTGCTCTGAGACGACACAATGAGGCAGCGCTAGTCAAG GACATTCAGGATCTTCTGTTAAGTTGGGCTGAACACTTGAAAAAGGCCTCTGTGATATTTGTACGAGCCCCAAGCTACAATAAAACCATCTTTTTTGGTGGTCGCGGGGCTCCACTGGACAAAAAAGACCCCACAATCCGTACAATTCCCTTTGCCACACGCAGGGCGACCTTCCGAGAGGTACAACGGGTACATGAGGTGCTTTCCACTGTTCAGATTTATG GGAAAGACACAGACATGTCTGCAGTCTGCAGTACATCTAAGAAGTTgtggaaaaaaactgtaaagcCTACAGTACAAATAAACACTGATCAAGAGAAAG cAGAAGATCACCATGATAGCGCAGATAGTGAGGAGGATGGGGAGATCCAGCTTGAGATGGTGGAGATGACATTAAGAACTCTTGACCTCAGGGAGTCTGAAATCCAACCCTCCagacacagaaggaggagaagaaagaaggagccCAAAAAGGATGATCAAG ATGTGAGTAACACAGAAGCAGACAAACAAGACGAGGAAGTGCCAGAAGCTACACCAGCAGACGGTACGCCTCAGGAGACGCAGTCAAAGAACAAGAGGCGGAGGAAAACACAGAGTAAGAAACAAATGGAAG AAACTGTGACTGATTCGTGGGAGTACAGCGCAAGTGATGCACTCTTTACAGCCTGCAAGGTTGGGGATGTGGACACTCTGTGTAGCCTCCTCCATCTATCTGGAGAAACACAAGAGCAGCCAGAAAGCAATACTTCTGATGCCCAGAATCCTCTCACTCTCCTTAATAAGCCCATAGACTCATCAGGGTTCACTTTGCTGCATGTTGCTTCAGCAGCTGCACAAAAGGCAGTAGTCAGGTTGCTCCTGGATGCAGGAGCAGACCCAGCCCTCAG GGATAACAAAGGGCAGACCCCATATATTGTTGGCCCTGACAAAGACACTAGGAACGTTTTTCGTAAATACATGGGCGAGAATCCTGACAGATATGACTACAATAAGGCACAG GTTCCAGGACCACTAACGGCAGAGATTGAATCCAAAATGATGGAGAAGAAAAAGGCTCAGaaggcattaaaaaaacagcgagaaaaagagcagaaggaggagaagagaaaacatgAGTTAGaggcagaggaaaagaagaggttTGCATCTCTCACTGATCGTGAAAAG AGAGCTTTAGCGGCAGAGAAGAGGCTAGCAGAACAGATCGCTACAGCAGGAGCCAGCCTCTCTAACGTCAA GAGATGCTGGCAATGTGGGGAATCTCTGCTTGGGAAGGTCCCATTTCAGTACCTAGATTATTCGTTCTGCACCCCCAAATGTGTCCAAGCGCATAGAAAATCCAACGCTCCTCCAGGCAAGACTTAA
- the ankzf1 gene encoding ankyrin repeat and zinc finger domain-containing protein 1 isoform X2: MTACADHCSIFGVSPNDESLMGLREVNPIQKHRENNEVVSAFNTGLEDKYPEDDRQRESSLVKEVSDKMVCSACRCSFTNREEQMEHYKLDWHRFNLRKKMAGMPPVTTEEFEKKTGAGDMSSISGSESDSEKSDSDDGGTSSNVTGTDNESPVETSLITGRPSSKVFFQNSAGQYLSVYRCILQGKSDGELDVGSSLKAINKETLWIILMTGGGHFAGAVFQGKEVLQHKTFHRYTVRAKRGTAQGLRDSQNRSHAPKSAGAALRRHNEAALVKDIQDLLLSWAEHLKKASVIFVRAPSYNKTIFFGGRGAPLDKKDPTIRTIPFATRRATFREVQRVHEVLSTVQIYGKDTDMSAVCSTSKKLWKKTVKPTVQINTDQEKEDHHDSADSEEDGEIQLEMVEMTLRTLDLRESEIQPSRHRRRRRKKEPKKDDQDVSNTEADKQDEEVPEATPADGTPQETQSKNKRRRKTQSKKQMEETVTDSWEYSASDALFTACKVGDVDTLCSLLHLSGETQEQPESNTSDAQNPLTLLNKPIDSSGFTLLHVASAAAQKAVVRLLLDAGADPALRDNKGQTPYIVGPDKDTRNVFRKYMGENPDRYDYNKAQVPGPLTAEIESKMMEKKKAQKALKKQREKEQKEEKRKHELEAEEKKRFASLTDREKRALAAEKRLAEQIATAGASLSNVKRCWQCGESLLGKVPFQYLDYSFCTPKCVQAHRKSNAPPGKT; this comes from the exons TTGTGTCTGCCTTCAACACAGGGTTGGAAGACAAATACCCTGAGGATGACAGACAGCGGGAGTCCAGCCTGGTTAAAGAAGTGTCGGACAAGATGGTCTGCTCAGCTTGCAGATGCTCCTTCACTAACCGCGAAGAACAG ATGGAGCACTACAAGCTCGACTGGCATCGCTTCAACTTGAGAAAAAAGATGGCTGGAATGCCACCGGTCACAACGGAGGAGTTTGAGAAGAAAACTGGAGCTG GAGACATGTCAAGTATCTCAGGTTCAGAGTCCGACTCAGAGAAGTCAGATAGCGATGATGGGGGAACAAGCAGTAACGTCACCGGCACAGACAATGAGAGCCCAGTTGAAACCAGTTTAATCACTGGCCGGCCCTCCAGCAAGGTGTTTTTCCAGAACTCAGCAGGACAGTATTTATCAGTGTACCGCTGTATTCTCCAGGGAAAG tctgatgGAGAGCTGGATGTGGGATCCTCCCTAAAGGCCATAAATAAGGAGACTTTATGGATCATTCTCATGACAGGCGGTGGCCACTTTGCTGGTGCTGTTTTTCAAGG AAAAGAAGTCCTTCAGCACAAGACTTTTCATCGTTACACTGTACGTGCAAAGCGAGGGACTGCTCAAGGACTCCGGGATTCTCAAAACCGCAGTCACGCGCCAAAATCTGCAGGAGCTGCTCTGAGACGACACAATGAGGCAGCGCTAGTCAAG GACATTCAGGATCTTCTGTTAAGTTGGGCTGAACACTTGAAAAAGGCCTCTGTGATATTTGTACGAGCCCCAAGCTACAATAAAACCATCTTTTTTGGTGGTCGCGGGGCTCCACTGGACAAAAAAGACCCCACAATCCGTACAATTCCCTTTGCCACACGCAGGGCGACCTTCCGAGAGGTACAACGGGTACATGAGGTGCTTTCCACTGTTCAGATTTATG GGAAAGACACAGACATGTCTGCAGTCTGCAGTACATCTAAGAAGTTgtggaaaaaaactgtaaagcCTACAGTACAAATAAACACTGATCAAGAGAAAG AAGATCACCATGATAGCGCAGATAGTGAGGAGGATGGGGAGATCCAGCTTGAGATGGTGGAGATGACATTAAGAACTCTTGACCTCAGGGAGTCTGAAATCCAACCCTCCagacacagaaggaggagaagaaagaaggagccCAAAAAGGATGATCAAG ATGTGAGTAACACAGAAGCAGACAAACAAGACGAGGAAGTGCCAGAAGCTACACCAGCAGACGGTACGCCTCAGGAGACGCAGTCAAAGAACAAGAGGCGGAGGAAAACACAGAGTAAGAAACAAATGGAAG AAACTGTGACTGATTCGTGGGAGTACAGCGCAAGTGATGCACTCTTTACAGCCTGCAAGGTTGGGGATGTGGACACTCTGTGTAGCCTCCTCCATCTATCTGGAGAAACACAAGAGCAGCCAGAAAGCAATACTTCTGATGCCCAGAATCCTCTCACTCTCCTTAATAAGCCCATAGACTCATCAGGGTTCACTTTGCTGCATGTTGCTTCAGCAGCTGCACAAAAGGCAGTAGTCAGGTTGCTCCTGGATGCAGGAGCAGACCCAGCCCTCAG GGATAACAAAGGGCAGACCCCATATATTGTTGGCCCTGACAAAGACACTAGGAACGTTTTTCGTAAATACATGGGCGAGAATCCTGACAGATATGACTACAATAAGGCACAG GTTCCAGGACCACTAACGGCAGAGATTGAATCCAAAATGATGGAGAAGAAAAAGGCTCAGaaggcattaaaaaaacagcgagaaaaagagcagaaggaggagaagagaaaacatgAGTTAGaggcagaggaaaagaagaggttTGCATCTCTCACTGATCGTGAAAAG AGAGCTTTAGCGGCAGAGAAGAGGCTAGCAGAACAGATCGCTACAGCAGGAGCCAGCCTCTCTAACGTCAA GAGATGCTGGCAATGTGGGGAATCTCTGCTTGGGAAGGTCCCATTTCAGTACCTAGATTATTCGTTCTGCACCCCCAAATGTGTCCAAGCGCATAGAAAATCCAACGCTCCTCCAGGCAAGACTTAA
- the ankzf1 gene encoding ankyrin repeat and zinc finger domain-containing protein 1 isoform X1 produces the protein MTACADHCSIFGVSPNDESLMGLREVNPIQKHRENNEVVSAFNTGLEDKYPEDDRQRESSLVKEVSDKMVCSACRCSFTNREEQMEHYKLDWHRFNLRKKMAGMPPVTTEEFEKKTGAGDMSSISGSESDSEKSDSDDGGTSSNVTGTDNESPVETSLITGRPSSKVFFQNSAGQYLSVYRCILQGKSDGELDVGSSLKAINKETLWIILMTGGGHFAGAVFQGKEVLQHKTFHRYTVRAKRGTAQGLRDSQNRSHAPKSAGAALRRHNEAALVKDIQDLLLSWAEHLKKASVIFVRAPSYNKTIFFGGRGAPLDKKDPTIRTIPFATRRATFREVQRVHEVLSTVQIYGKDTDMSAVCSTSKKLWKKTVKPTVQINTDQEKAEDHHDSADSEEDGEIQLEMVEMTLRTLDLRESEIQPSRHRRRRRKKEPKKDDQDVSNTEADKQDEEVPEATPADGTPQETQSKNKRRRKTQSKKQMEETVTDSWEYSASDALFTACKVGDVDTLCSLLHLSGETQEQPESNTSDAQNPLTLLNKPIDSSGFTLLHVASAAAQKAVVRLLLDAGADPALRDNKGQTPYIVGPDKDTRNVFRKYMGENPDRYDYNKAQVPGPLTAEIESKMMEKKKAQKALKKQREKEQKEEKRKHELEAEEKKRFASLTDREKRALAAEKRLAEQIATAGASLSNVKRCWQCGESLLGKVPFQYLDYSFCTPKCVQAHRKSNAPPGKT, from the exons TTGTGTCTGCCTTCAACACAGGGTTGGAAGACAAATACCCTGAGGATGACAGACAGCGGGAGTCCAGCCTGGTTAAAGAAGTGTCGGACAAGATGGTCTGCTCAGCTTGCAGATGCTCCTTCACTAACCGCGAAGAACAG ATGGAGCACTACAAGCTCGACTGGCATCGCTTCAACTTGAGAAAAAAGATGGCTGGAATGCCACCGGTCACAACGGAGGAGTTTGAGAAGAAAACTGGAGCTG GAGACATGTCAAGTATCTCAGGTTCAGAGTCCGACTCAGAGAAGTCAGATAGCGATGATGGGGGAACAAGCAGTAACGTCACCGGCACAGACAATGAGAGCCCAGTTGAAACCAGTTTAATCACTGGCCGGCCCTCCAGCAAGGTGTTTTTCCAGAACTCAGCAGGACAGTATTTATCAGTGTACCGCTGTATTCTCCAGGGAAAG tctgatgGAGAGCTGGATGTGGGATCCTCCCTAAAGGCCATAAATAAGGAGACTTTATGGATCATTCTCATGACAGGCGGTGGCCACTTTGCTGGTGCTGTTTTTCAAGG AAAAGAAGTCCTTCAGCACAAGACTTTTCATCGTTACACTGTACGTGCAAAGCGAGGGACTGCTCAAGGACTCCGGGATTCTCAAAACCGCAGTCACGCGCCAAAATCTGCAGGAGCTGCTCTGAGACGACACAATGAGGCAGCGCTAGTCAAG GACATTCAGGATCTTCTGTTAAGTTGGGCTGAACACTTGAAAAAGGCCTCTGTGATATTTGTACGAGCCCCAAGCTACAATAAAACCATCTTTTTTGGTGGTCGCGGGGCTCCACTGGACAAAAAAGACCCCACAATCCGTACAATTCCCTTTGCCACACGCAGGGCGACCTTCCGAGAGGTACAACGGGTACATGAGGTGCTTTCCACTGTTCAGATTTATG GGAAAGACACAGACATGTCTGCAGTCTGCAGTACATCTAAGAAGTTgtggaaaaaaactgtaaagcCTACAGTACAAATAAACACTGATCAAGAGAAAG cAGAAGATCACCATGATAGCGCAGATAGTGAGGAGGATGGGGAGATCCAGCTTGAGATGGTGGAGATGACATTAAGAACTCTTGACCTCAGGGAGTCTGAAATCCAACCCTCCagacacagaaggaggagaagaaagaaggagccCAAAAAGGATGATCAAG ATGTGAGTAACACAGAAGCAGACAAACAAGACGAGGAAGTGCCAGAAGCTACACCAGCAGACGGTACGCCTCAGGAGACGCAGTCAAAGAACAAGAGGCGGAGGAAAACACAGAGTAAGAAACAAATGGAAG AAACTGTGACTGATTCGTGGGAGTACAGCGCAAGTGATGCACTCTTTACAGCCTGCAAGGTTGGGGATGTGGACACTCTGTGTAGCCTCCTCCATCTATCTGGAGAAACACAAGAGCAGCCAGAAAGCAATACTTCTGATGCCCAGAATCCTCTCACTCTCCTTAATAAGCCCATAGACTCATCAGGGTTCACTTTGCTGCATGTTGCTTCAGCAGCTGCACAAAAGGCAGTAGTCAGGTTGCTCCTGGATGCAGGAGCAGACCCAGCCCTCAG GGATAACAAAGGGCAGACCCCATATATTGTTGGCCCTGACAAAGACACTAGGAACGTTTTTCGTAAATACATGGGCGAGAATCCTGACAGATATGACTACAATAAGGCACAG GTTCCAGGACCACTAACGGCAGAGATTGAATCCAAAATGATGGAGAAGAAAAAGGCTCAGaaggcattaaaaaaacagcgagaaaaagagcagaaggaggagaagagaaaacatgAGTTAGaggcagaggaaaagaagaggttTGCATCTCTCACTGATCGTGAAAAG AGAGCTTTAGCGGCAGAGAAGAGGCTAGCAGAACAGATCGCTACAGCAGGAGCCAGCCTCTCTAACGTCAA GAGATGCTGGCAATGTGGGGAATCTCTGCTTGGGAAGGTCCCATTTCAGTACCTAGATTATTCGTTCTGCACCCCCAAATGTGTCCAAGCGCATAGAAAATCCAACGCTCCTCCAGGCAAGACTTAA